From one Neofelis nebulosa isolate mNeoNeb1 chromosome 4, mNeoNeb1.pri, whole genome shotgun sequence genomic stretch:
- the LONP1 gene encoding lon protease homolog, mitochondrial, which yields MAAGTGYVRLWGAARCWALRRPLLAAAGGRVPTAAGAWLPRGRRACDASPPWALWGRGPVAASQWRGLWEANSRGGGGAFSGGEDAPEGGAEDGAAGAGSSSGGGEGPIITALTPMTIPDVFPHLPLIAVTRNPVFPRFIKIIEVKNKKLVELLRRKVRLAQPYAGVFLKRDDNNESDVVESLDEVYHTGTFVQIHEMQDLGDKLRMIVMGHRRIHISRQLEVEPEEAEAENKQKPRRKPKRSKKEAEEGLSSGHPTEVMVEPASAPPGEVLMVQVENVVHEDFQVTEEVKALTAEIVKTIRDIIALNPLYRESVLQMMQAGQRVVDNPIYLSDMGAALTGAESHELQDVLEETNIPKRLYKALSLLKKEFELSKLQQRLGREVEEKIKQTHRKYLLQEQLKIIKKELGLEKEDKDAIEEKFRERLKELVVPKHVMDVVDEELSKLGLLDNHSSEFNVTRNYLDWLTSIPWGKHSDENLDLARAQAVLEEDHYGMEDVKKRILEFIAVSQLRGSTQGKILCFYGPPGVGKTSIARSIARALNREYFRFSVGGMTDVAEIKGHRRTYVGAMPGKIIQCLKKTKTENPLILIDEVDKIGRGYQGDPSSALLELLDPEQNANFLDHYLDVPVDLSKVLFICTANVTETIPEPLRDRMEMINVSGYVAQEKLAIAERYLVPQARALCGLDESKAKLSPEVLTLLIKQYCRESGVRNLQKQVEKVLRKSAYKIVSGEAELVEVTPENLQDFVGKPVFTVERMYDVTPPGVVMGLAWTAMGGSTLFVETSPRRPRDKDGKGDKDGSLEVTGQLGDVMKESARIAYTFARAFLMQHDPANDYLVTSHIHLHVPEGATPKDGPSAGCTIVTALLSLASDRPVRPNLAMTGEVSLRGKILPVGGIKEKTIAAKRAGVTCIVLPAENKKDFYDLAAFITEGLEVHFVEHYREIFNIAFPEEQAEAVAVER from the exons ATGGCGGCGGGCACAGGCTACGTGCGGCTGTGGGGCGCGGCGCGGTGTTGGGCGCTGCGGCGGCCGCTGCTGGCCGCCGCCGGGGGGCGGGTTCCAACTGCGGCCGGAGCGTGGTTGCCCAGAGGCCGGCGGGCCTGCGACGCCTCGCCTCCCTGGGCGCTGTGGGGCCGAGGCCCTGTGGCCGCGAGCCAGTGGCGGGGACTTTGGGAGGCGAACAGCCGCGGCGGCGGGGGCGCATTCTCCGGCGGCGAGGATGCCCCCGAGGGCGGTGCCGAGGATGGGGCCGCGGGCGCGGGGAGCAGCTCGGGAGGCGGGGAAGGCCCCATCATAACGGCGCTGACGCCCATGACGATTCCGGACGTGTTCCCGCACTTGCCGCTCATCGCCGTCACCCGCAACCCGGTGTTCCCGCGCTTCATCAAGATTATCGAG GTTAAAAATAAGAAGTTGGTTGAGCTGCTAAGAAGGAAGGTCCGCCTTGCCCAGCCGTATGCCGGCGTCTTTCTAAAGAGAGATGACAA CAACGAGTCGGACGTGGTCGAGAGCCTGGATGAAGTCTACCACACGGGGACGTTTGTCCAGATCCACGAGATGCAGGACCTCGGGGACAAGCTGCGCATGATCGTCATGGGACACAGAAG GATTCACATCAGCAGACAGCTGGAGGTGGAGCCGGAGGAGGCCGAGGCCGAAAACAAGCAGAAGCCCCGCAGGAAGCCGAAACGCAGCAAGAAGGAGGCGGAGGAGGGCCTGAGCTCCGGGCACCCGACGGAGGTGATGGTGGAGCCCGCCTCGGCTCCCCCCGGCGAGGTGCTCATGGTGCAGGTGGAGAACGTCGTCCACGAGGACTTCCAGGTCACGGAAGAAGTGAAG GCCCTGACCGCCGAGATTGTGAAGACCATCCGGGACATCATTGCCTTGAACCCGCTCTACAG AGAGTCTGTGCTGCAGATGATGCAGGCGGGCCAGAGGGTGGTGGACAACCCCATCTACCTGAGCGACATGGGAGCCGCGCTGACCGGAGCCGAGTCGCACGAGCTGCAGGACGTCCTGGAGGAGACCAAC ATCCCCAAGCGGCTGTATAAGGCCCTCTCCCTCCTCAAGAAGGAGTTTGAGCTGAGCAAGCTGCAGCAGCGCCTGGGGCGGGAG GTGGAAGAGAAAATCAAGCAGACGCACCGCAAATATCTCCTGCAAGAGCAGCTGAAGATCATCAAGAAGGAGCTGGGCCTGGAGAAGGAGGACAAGGACGCCATCGAGGAGAAGTTCCGCGAACGGCTGAAGGAGCTCGTGGTCCCCAAGCACGTCATGGACGTGGTGGACGAGGAGCTTAGCAAGCTGGGCCTGCTGGACAACCACTCCTCCGAGTTCAA CGTCACTCGGAACTACCTGGACTGGCTGACGTCCATCCCGTGGGGCAAGCATAGCGACGAGAATCTGGACTTGGCCCGGGCCCAGGCGGTGCTGGAGGAGGACCACTACGGGATGGAAGACGTCAAGAAGCGCATCCTC GAGTTCATCGCCGTCAGCCAGCTCCGAGGCTCCACCCAGGGCAAGATCCTCTGCTTCTACGGTCCGCCCGGCGTGGGCAAGACCAGCATCGCCCGCTCCATCGCCCGTGCCCTGAACCGCGAGTACTTCCGCTTCAGCGTGGGCGGCATGACCGACGTGGCCGAGATCAAAGGGCACAG GCGGACGTATGTGGGCGCCATGCCGGGAAAGATCATCCAGTGCCTGAAGAAGACCAAGACGGAGAACCCCTTGATCCTGATAGACGAG GTGGACAAGATCGGCCGGGGCTACCAGGGGGACCCCTCGTCAGCACTGCTGGAGCTGCTGGACCCTGAGCAGAATGCCAACTTCCTGGATCACTACCTGGACGTGCCCGTGGACTTGTCCAAG GTGCTGTTCATCTGCACGGCCAATGTCACGGAGACCATTCCAGAGCCGCTGAGGGACCGGATGGAGATGATCAATGTGTCTGGCTACGTGGCCCAGGAGAAGCTTGCCATCGCAGAG CGCTACCTGGTGCCTCAGGCCCGCGCCCTGTGTGGCCTGGATGAGAGCAAGGCCAAGCTGTCCCCAGAGGTGCTGACCCTCCTCATCAAGCAGTATTGCCGGGAGAGCGGCGTGCGCAACTTGCAGAAGCAGGTGGAGAAG GTGTTACGGAAGTCTGCCTACAAGATTGTGAGTGGCGAGGCCGAGCTCGTGGAGGTGACGCCCGAGAACCTGCAGGACTTTGTGGGGAAGCCCGTGTTCACCGTGGAGCGCATGTATGATGTGACGCCCCCCGGCGTGGTCATGGGGCTGGCCTGGACTGCCATGG GAGGCTCTACGCTGTTTGTGGAGACCTCCCCTCGGCGGCCACGAGACAAGGACGGCAAGGGGGACAAGGACGGGAGCCTGGAGGTGACAGGCCAGCTGGGGGACGTGATGAAGGAGAGTGCTCGCATCGCCTACACCTTCGCCAGGGCCTTCCTGATGCAGCACGACCCGGCCAACGACTACCTGGTGACCTCCCACATCCACCTGCACGTGCCCGAG GGCGCCACCCCCAAGGACGGCCCGAGTGCCGGCTGCACCATCGTCACGGCGCTGCTCTCCCTCGCGTCGGACCGGCCAGTTAGGCCTAACCTGGCCATGACGGGCGAGGTCTCCCTCAGGGGCAAGATCTTGCCGGTGGGCGGCATCAAGGAGAAGACCATCGCG GCAAAGCGAGCTGGAGTGACCTGCATCGTCCTGCCAGCCGAGAACAAGAAGGATTTCTATGACCTGGCCGCCTTCATCACCGAGGGCCTGGAGGTCCACTTCGTGGAACACTACCGGGAGATCTTCAACATAGCCTTCCCCGAGGAGCAGGCGGAGGCCGTGGCGGTGGAGCGGTGA
- the RPL36 gene encoding large ribosomal subunit protein eL36, producing MALRYPMAVGLNKGHKVTKNVSKPRHSRRRGRLTKHTKFVRDMIREVCGFAPYERRAMELLKVSKDKRALKFIKKRVGTHIRAKRKREELSNVLAAMRKAAAKKD from the exons ATGGCTCTGCGCTACCCTATGGCCGTGGGCCTCAACAAGGGCCACAAGGTAACCAAGAACGTGAGCAAGCCgaggcacagccgccgccgcggg cgcCTCACCAAGCACACCAAGTTCGTGCGGGACATGATCCGAGAGGTGTGTGGCTTTGCCCCCTACGAGCGGCGAGCCATGGAGCTGCTCAAAGTCTCCAAGGACAAGCGCGCGCTCAAGTTCATCAAGAAAAGG GTGGGGACACACATCCGcgccaagaggaagagagaggagctgAGCAATGTCCTGGCGGCCATGCGGAAAGCGGCAGCCAAGAAGGACTGA
- the HSD11B1L gene encoding LOW QUALITY PROTEIN: hydroxysteroid 11-beta-dehydrogenase 1-like protein (The sequence of the model RefSeq protein was modified relative to this genomic sequence to represent the inferred CDS: deleted 6 bases in 6 codons), with product MKVLLFTGLGALFFSYYWDDNFDPASLQGARVLLTGASAGVGEELAYHYARLGSHLVLTAHTEALLQKVVGNCRKLGAPKVFYIAADMASLEVPERVVQFALDKLGEGTGLLVLNHLGATPAGSRSRSVQATRWLMQVNFLSYVQLTSLALPSLTDSKGSLVVVSSLLGQVPTSFSRPYSAAKFALDGFFGSLRRELDVQDVNVAITMCVLGLRDRASPAEGVRGITRAKAAPGPKAALAVIRGGATRAPGVFYPWRFHLLCLLRGWLPHPRAWFIRQELNVTAAAAA from the exons ATGAAGGTACTGCTCTTCACC GGGCTGGGAGCCCTGTTCTTCTCGTATTACTGGGATGACAACTTTGACCCTG CCAGCCTCCAGGGAGCCCGCGTGCTGCTGACAGGGGCC AGTGCGGGCGTCGGGGAGGAACTGGCATATCACTACGCCCGC CTGGGCTCCCACCTGGTGCTCACTGCC CACACGGAGGCCCTCCTGCAGAAG GTGGTAGGGAACTGCCGGAAGCTGGGCGCTCCCAAGGTCTTCTACATCGCTGCGGACATGGCCTCCCTTGAGGTGCCCGAGCGCGTGGTGCAGTTCGCGCTGGACAAGCTGGGTGAGGG GACTGGACTCCTCGTGCTGAACCACCTCGGCGCCACCCCGGCAGGCTCGCGGTCCAGGAGCGTCCAGGCGACACGCTGGCTCATGCAG GTGAACTTTCTGAGTTACGTGCAGCTGACTTCG TTGGCGCTGCCCAGCCTGACGGACAGCAAAGGCTCTCTGGTGGTCGTGTCCTCGCTGCTCG GCCAGGTGCCCACATCCTTCTCCCGCCCGTACTCGGCAGCCAAGTTCGCTCTGGACGGCTTCTTCGGCTCTCTGCGGCGGGAGCTAGACGTGCAGGACGTGAACGTGGCCATCACTATGTGTGTCCTGGGCCTCCGGGATCGCGCCTCCCCCGCCGAGGGAGTCAG GGGCATCACGAGGGCCAAGGCGGCCCCGGGGCCCAAGGCGGCCCTGGCCGTGATCCGCGGCGGCGCCACACGCGCC CCCGGCGTCTTCTACCCATGGCGCTTCCACCTCCTCTGTCTGCTCCGGGGATGGCTGCCGCACCCGAGGGCCTGGTTCATCCGCCAGGAGCTCAACGTCACCGCTGCCGCTGCTGCCTGA
- the MICOS13 gene encoding MICOS complex subunit MIC13 isoform X2 — MVPRVWSLMRFLIKGSVAGGAVYLVYDQELLGPSDKSQAVLQKAEELPAPPKFNFHIRDSWNSAQVTISWFVSSSPTSGFTLTERSLLGMLTLSFCLSVSAPPLLSQNKLKKKKKKAFENWRVWAQGTRS; from the exons ATGGTGCCCCGAGTGTGGTCGCTGATGAG GTTCCTCATCAAGGGCAGTGTGGCCGGGGGTGCCGTCTACCTGGTGTATGACCAGGAGCTGCTGGGGCCAAGTGACAAGAGCCAGGCTGTCCTTCAGAAGGCAGAGGAG ctcccagcccctccAAAGTTTAACTTTCACATCCGTGACTCCTGGAATTCAG ctcaggtcacgatttcgtggttcgtgagttcaagccctacgtcgggctttacgctgacagagcggagcctgcttgggatgctcactctctctttttgtctctctgtctctgcccctcccctactctctcaaaataaacttaaaaaaaaaaaaaaaaaggcctttgaAAACTGGAGGGTTTGGGCTCAGGGCACGCGAAGCTAG
- the MICOS13 gene encoding MICOS complex subunit MIC13 isoform X1: MVPRVWSLMRFLIKGSVAGGAVYLVYDQELLGPSDKSQAVLQKAEEVVPPALYQFSQYVCEQTGLKIPQLPAPPKFNFHIRDSWNSAQVTISWFVSSSPTSGFTLTERSLLGMLTLSFCLSVSAPPLLSQNKLKKKKKKAFENWRVWAQGTRS; the protein is encoded by the exons ATGGTGCCCCGAGTGTGGTCGCTGATGAG GTTCCTCATCAAGGGCAGTGTGGCCGGGGGTGCCGTCTACCTGGTGTATGACCAGGAGCTGCTGGGGCCAAGTGACAAGAGCCAGGCTGTCCTTCAGAAGGCAGAGGAGGTAGTCCCCCCAGCCCTGTACCAGTTCAGCCAGTACGTGTGTGAGCAGACAGGTCTGAAGATACCCCAG ctcccagcccctccAAAGTTTAACTTTCACATCCGTGACTCCTGGAATTCAG ctcaggtcacgatttcgtggttcgtgagttcaagccctacgtcgggctttacgctgacagagcggagcctgcttgggatgctcactctctctttttgtctctctgtctctgcccctcccctactctctcaaaataaacttaaaaaaaaaaaaaaaaaggcctttgaAAACTGGAGGGTTTGGGCTCAGGGCACGCGAAGCTAG
- the MICOS13 gene encoding MICOS complex subunit MIC13 isoform X3 codes for MVPRVWSLMRFLIKGSVAGGAVYLVYDQELLGPSDKSQAVLQKAEEVVPPALYQFSQYVCEQTGLKIPQLPAPPKFNFHIRDSWNSGIIKVMSALSAAPSKACEYSREGWDYLKERIK; via the exons ATGGTGCCCCGAGTGTGGTCGCTGATGAG GTTCCTCATCAAGGGCAGTGTGGCCGGGGGTGCCGTCTACCTGGTGTATGACCAGGAGCTGCTGGGGCCAAGTGACAAGAGCCAGGCTGTCCTTCAGAAGGCAGAGGAGGTAGTCCCCCCAGCCCTGTACCAGTTCAGCCAGTACGTGTGTGAGCAGACAGGTCTGAAGATACCCCAG ctcccagcccctccAAAGTTTAACTTTCACATCCGTGACTCCTGGAATTCAG gcaTCATTAAGGTGATGTCGGCTCTGTCGGCGGCCCCCTCCAAGGCTTGCGAGTACTCCAGGGAGGGCTGGGACTACCTGAAGGAGCGAATCAAGTAG
- the MICOS13 gene encoding MICOS complex subunit MIC13 isoform X4 has product MVPRVWSLMRFLIKGSVAGGAVYLVYDQELLGPSDKSQAVLQKAEELPAPPKFNFHIRDSWNSGIIKVMSALSAAPSKACEYSREGWDYLKERIK; this is encoded by the exons ATGGTGCCCCGAGTGTGGTCGCTGATGAG GTTCCTCATCAAGGGCAGTGTGGCCGGGGGTGCCGTCTACCTGGTGTATGACCAGGAGCTGCTGGGGCCAAGTGACAAGAGCCAGGCTGTCCTTCAGAAGGCAGAGGAG ctcccagcccctccAAAGTTTAACTTTCACATCCGTGACTCCTGGAATTCAG gcaTCATTAAGGTGATGTCGGCTCTGTCGGCGGCCCCCTCCAAGGCTTGCGAGTACTCCAGGGAGGGCTGGGACTACCTGAAGGAGCGAATCAAGTAG